A section of the Bombus fervidus isolate BK054 chromosome 9, iyBomFerv1, whole genome shotgun sequence genome encodes:
- the LOC139990848 gene encoding uncharacterized protein, whose product MHPPIFTWFLLLTLIATSYSKSININSEDIETLTTDRTSTTISGTSPMQDEPDSKDSNKRSLLILVPTTKGKENTKCQNEKTKRCKTPFRREKISARVPKEYALKSKNTENSPNNEGDREYFVGLKPNLQLLSSKRPLTRPRLRPITIEEAKNLTFRDESLIDSLRKEFALRAPTVGAAQENMTSKTSIYDDGKFICYCKEKDNSSSEKDTSDVAPKPRRTKKPTITRKPNNENPLIGSVQRLKPAHANVPHRSPLSKKLPAAYPIVSRHSPIGYIPNNVNPISPQKGHGTIPYIPYVYHPNPRPSMTGIPSQERTPNINIPLKAFGNRPNSIVEQRTPIGQHDSNKYQPTVGQTQRPPNMVGDSLSQNTIPATSSKTFVEEDTSGSNEEDCNDPDYNSQSVQPESKNHLTSMGPIESSKKDPNLQAANPNTIDAISTGFGDEFADEYETTDSGALDYSNIKEVTAAYFTSKAYDNETGDDGSSDYGDLISNTETAVNPSSGENRYYNVNLQSKHNDLTENCKKPASAGMNLYTKDLNNAEDPDQGNAENSEESEEDGLNLGTKYLNGANDPDQGNIEENVKLEGNNPNWNEEEYAGDDPNQNLEPTLKSTEENEEDSEHRESSLIEETRTLNFGDSKNSNEADTSARINDKDDPSNQKFSAEDSVSELQETNNNSDSLSSDYEMENVEPNKSEERGEGRSPTEGFINMGNEEVGTERMTIQNNKNEDDPSLQSTLESSRNNDDTIRINDPSKQLPFCNNTLLQKSIKTVINSFATGDSSEMDGNENEETVGSAKDEDLLPEIVQVPNLKSILSMPSIENTVLDKVKNLLSKVTGMDRKTFDSDWATNVIKDNLRHTLSAAPSSKAVLPPMTVEEHQFKNGKWVTNLVTLEPSNEEDHAQTNLQKLQTRVKNLLRDPAVGLQAAKNPAVQNMIVQSIRHTFKPKNVTDDENIDSIIQSTLNKEVSIMEMENEDMPTTEDIPESTTFDISNIDMNKLLDIAKSEVDVDDKKESESTLQSSIYEKGIENQETLSSMESSDKEMIGEAMNFETEDATSYPITEIDQGTEESSQQNETPNNAEETEIEEFETTTLEEIHEVATYNSISTENWNVAATLDTQDKSLSTETEDYTPVEYDSPSMNPAENADVMRTEAAESTERSMELENKNSTTALYDDDATSANDFTYYLGKITKKNENNADDVQSLQNSELFYIGDGVKLPLEIRKLHDGSYALSISRKICEQLLNKECPCCVPKKGNVLQTVKRNLETENADKTDGRIFKRESMKSVSLNERGRYDSADDSLQIFSMPVETFARRYNLSLNSGKMQTAWNFSAEEKINERSKNYKTNADAKESRIKNNPRDDATSFDFERYRYQRNINEDADKRVEIVTKVLNWLKDIVLTTNNRI is encoded by the exons ATGCATCCTCCTATCTTTACATGGTTCTTGCTTCTTACGCTCATTGCAACATCATACTCGAAAAGCATCAACATTAACAGCGAAGACATCGAAACTCTTACCACTGACAG AACTAGTACTACAATCTCAGGTACTTCACCAATGCAAGATGAACCTGACTCCAAAGATAGTAATAAAAGAAGTTTGCTAATTCTGGTGCCAACAACCAAGGGAAAAGAGAATACAAAGTGCCAAAACGAAAAAACGAAACGATGTAAGACACCGTTCCGCAGGGAAAAGATTTCAGCGCGAGTACCCAAGGAATACGCGTTGAAATCGAAGAATACAGAAAACTCTCCAAACAATGAAGGAGATCGTGAATATTTTGTTGGTCTAAAGCCAAACTTGCAACTGCTTTCTTCAAAGAGACCTCTGACAAGACCTAGACTACGCCCAATCACAATAGAAGAAGCAAAGAATTTAACTTTTCGTGACGAAAGTTTAATAGACTCGCTTCGAAAAGAATTCGCACTCAGAGCTCCTACTGTGGGTGCTGCTCAAGAAAATATGACGTCAAAGACGAGTATATACGATGATGGTAAATTCATTTGCTACtgcaaagaaaaagataattcTTCTTCTGAAAAAGACACGTCAGATGTTGCTCCAAAGCcacgaagaacgaagaaaccTACAATAACGAGGAAACCTAACAATGAAAATCCACTTATAGGTAGCGTGCAACGTTTAAAACCAGCTCACGCAAATGTTCCACATCGATCACCTTTATCCAAAAAATTGCCTGCGGCGTACCCTATCGTTTCTCGACATTCGCCTATTGGCTATATACCCAACAATGTAAACCCAATTTCTCCCCAGAAGGGACACGGAACAATACCGTACATTCCATACGTTTATCACCCAAATCCTCGACCTTCCATGACCGGGATCCCAAGTCAAGAAAGAACgccaaatattaatattccattGAAAGCATTTGGTAATAGACCCAATTCGATCGTTGAGCAACGAACACCGATTGGTCAACacgattcaaataaatatcaaccAACTGTTGGGCAAACTCAGCGTCCTCCAAATATGGTTGGCGATAGTCTGTCTCAAAATACGATTCCTGCAACATCTTCAAAAACATTTGTAGAAGAGGATACTTCGGGTAGTAACGAAGAAGATTGCAATGATCCTGATTACAATTCGCAATCCGTGCAACCAGAATCGAAAAATCACTTAACATCTATGGGACCGATTGAATCTTCCAAAAAAGATCCTAATCTACAGGCTGCTAATCCTAACACGATTGATGCAATATCTACGGGCTTTGGAGACGAATTCGCGGATGAATACGAAACGACGGACAGCGGAGCCCTAGATTATTCCAATATTAAGGAAGTTACAGCGGCGTACTTCACGTCGAAAGCCTATGACAACGAAACTGGGGACGACGGATCCAGCGACTACGGTGATCTTATAAGCAACACGGAAACTGCTGTGAATCCAAGTTCGGGAGAGAATCGTTATTATAATGTCAATTTACAGAGTAAGCATAATGATCTGacagaaaattgcaaaaaacCTGCAAGTGCTGGGATGAACTTGTATACAAAAGATCTAAATAACGCGGAGGATCCTGATCAAGGAAATGCTGAGAATTCGGAAGAATCTGAAGAAGATGGACTGAACTTGggcacaaaatatttaaatggcGCGAACGACCCTGATCAGGGAAATATTGAAGAGAACGTTAAGTTGGAAGGAAATAATCCTAATTGGAATGAAGAAGAATATGCAGGCGATGATCCAAACCAGAATTTAGAACCTACTTTGAAGAGtacagaagaaaatgaagaggATTCTGAGCACAGAGAATCTTCTCTTATAGAGGAAACAAGGACGTTGAATTTTGGAGATTCGAAAAACTCAAATGAGGCCGATACGTCAGCAAGGATCAATGATAAAGACGATCCATCGAACCAGAAATTTTCCGCGGAAGATTCTGTGAGTGAATTGCAGGAAACGAACAATAATTCTGACTCGTTAAGTAGCGATTACGAAATGGAAAATGTCGAACCTAATAAGTCTGAAGAAAGAGGCGAAGGAAGAAGTCCAACCGAAGGTTTTATAAATATGGGCAATGAGGAGGTGGGAACAGAACGAATGACGATCCAGAACAACAAAAATGAGGACGATCCTTCCCTGCAGTCGACTTTGGAATCAAGCAGAAACAACGATGATACTATAAGAATAAATGATCCATCGAAACAGCTGCCTTTCTGTAACAACACGTTGCTCcagaaatcgataaaaacgGTAATTAATAGCTTTGCCACCGGTGACTCGTCTGAAATGGATGGCAACGAGAATGAAGAAACGGTGGGTTCAGCAAAGGACGAAGATCTACTGCCGGAAATTGTACAAGTTCCGAACTTGAAAAGCATTTTGTCCATGCCGTCGATAGAGAACACTGTTCTGGATAAAGTAAAGAATCTTCTGTCGAAAGTAACTGGAATGGATAGAAAGACCTTTGACAGTGACTGGGCCACCAACGTGATCAAAGATAATTTACGACACACGTTATCTGCTGCGCCTAGTTCCAAAGCAGTACTTCCACCGATGACTGTCGAGGAGCATCAATTCAAAAATGGCAAATGGGTGACGAATTTGGTTACATTGGAACCTTCGAACGAAGAAGATCATGCTCAGacaaatttacaaaaactGCAGACTCGCGTTAAAAACCTTTTGCGTGACCCAGCTGTTGGTTTACAGGCAGCTAAGAATCCTGCTGTTCAGAACATGATCGTACAAAGCATTCGACATACCTTCAAGCCGAAAAACGTAACAGACGATGAAAATATCGATTCGATTATTCAAAGCACATTAAACAAGGAAGTAAGCATAATGGAAATGGAAAATGAAGACATGCCCACGACAGAGGATATACCTGAATCTACCACTTTTGATATTTCGAATATCGATATGAATAAGCTTCTGGATATTGCCAAAAGTGAAGTAGATGTAGACGATAAGAAAGAAAGTGAATCCACTTTACAATCGTCTATATATGAAAAAGGTATAGAAAATCAAGAAACACTTTCTTCGATGGAATCTTCGGATAAAGAAATGATAGGAGAAGCAATGAATTTTGAAACAGAGGATGCTACCAGTTATCCAATCACTGAGATAGATCAGGGTACAGAAGAATCTTCTCAACAAAATGAAACACCGAATAATGCAGAAGAAACTGAGATCGAAGAATTTGAGACGACGACGTTGGAAGAAATTCATGAAGTTGCAACATATAATTCGATTTCCACCGAAAATTGGAACGTTGCTGCTACCTTAGATACTCAGGACAAATCTCTATCTACGGAAACAGAAGATTACACGCCTGTAGAATATGATTCTCCATCAATGAATCCAGCAGAAAATGCTGATGTTATGCGTACAGAAGCGGCTGAAAGTACGGAAAGATCGATGgaattggaaaataagaattCGACAACGGCGCTTTATGATGATGATGCTACTTCCGCAAACgattttacttattatttgGGGAAAAtcacgaagaaaaatgaaaataacgcGGACGACGTGCAAAGTCTTCAAAATTCCGAGTTGTTTTACATCGGTGACGGTGTCAAACTACCCTTGGAGATAAGAAAACTACACGATGGTTCTTACGCTTTATCGATTTCTAGGAAGATCTGCGAACAACTATTAAATAAGGAGTGCCCTTGTTGCGTACCAAAGAAAGGTAACGTTCTTCAAACTGTGAAGCGAAATTTAGAAACGGAAAATGCTGATAAGACAGATGGAAGAATTTTCAAACGCGAATCGATGAAATCAGTTTCACTGAACGAACGAGGAAGATATGATTCAGCTGACGACAGCTTACAGATTTTCTCGATGCCCGTGGAAACTTTCGCGAGAAGATACAATCTATCTCTGAATTCGGGGAAAATGCAAACTGCGTGGAATTTTAGCGCGGAAGAAAAGATTAATGAGCgatcaaaaaattataaaactaatGCTGATGCCAAAGAAAGCaggataaaaaataatccaCGCGATGATGCAACAAGCTTTGATTTTGAGAGATATCGATATCAACGTAACATCAATGAAGACGCGGACAAACGAGTAGAAATAGTGACAAAAGTATTAAATTGGTTAAAAGACATAGTATTAACtacaaataatagaatataa
- the Vps24 gene encoding vacuolar protein sorting 24 — translation MGLFGKSQEKNPKEMVQEWTHKLRKEGYQMDRQVRAIQREEEKVKRSLKEAAKKGDKDVCKILAKEIIRARKACNKLHTSKAQMNSVSLQMKNQLATIRVAGSVQKSTEVMQAMQSLVRVPEVAATMRELSKEMMKAGIIEEMLDETMESVEDSEEVEDEADEEIDKILWEVTAGQLGTAPAVVTEAPGSVAASTSAEEETEKVDDKELEEMKMRLQSLRS, via the exons ATGGGCTTGTTTGGCAAATCTCAGGAAAAGAATCCCAAAGAAATg GTTCAAGAATGGACACATAAATTAAGGAAAGAAGGCTATCAAATGGATAGACAGGTTAGAG CAATTCagcgagaagaagaaaaggtaaAACGTTCTTTAAAAGAAGCAGCAAAAAAAGGTGACAAGGATGTCTGTAAAATTCTAGCAAAGGAAATAATACGTGCACGTAAAGCTTGCAACAAGCTTCACACATCAAAGGCACAAATGAATTCTGTTTCGTTGCAAATGAAGAATCAATTAGCAACGATTAGAGTTGCTGGTTCAGTCCAAAAATCCACAGAAGTGATGCAAGCAATGCAATCGTTAGTAAGAGTACCAGAAGTAGCAGCGACAATGAGAGAATTATCAAAGGAAATGATGAAAGCTGGTATTATTGAAGAAATGTTAGATGAAACTATGGAATCTGTGGAAGATTCTGAAGAAGTAGAAGATGAAGCGGATGAGGAAATTGATAAA ATTTTATGGGAAGTAACTGCAGGTCAGTTAGGTACAGCTCCTGCAGTTGTTACAGAAGCACCAGGATCTGTTGCAGCATCTACTTCTGCAGAAGAAGAAACTGAAAAAGTAGATGATAAGGAActtgaagaaatgaaaatgagaCTACAAAGTCTCCGTAGTTAg
- the LOC141445835 gene encoding uncharacterized protein, whose protein sequence is MYPKFDICVEHPLGILCKCTDYQEIVNKFVSYGIGTEHYLLPKVNVESIASAKVLWIKNSIRLSGDFSKPLLLYPREQPNINSSNVDKMWIPIMPDLIPLKFIFHKL, encoded by the exons ATGTACCCCAAATTTGATATTTGTGTAGAGCATCCTCTTGGCATATTGTGTAAATGTACAGACTATCaagaaatagtaaataaattcgTATCTTATGGCATTGGTACAGAACACTATTTACTACCTAAGGTGAATGTAG AATCAATTGCTTCAGCAAAAGTTCTGTGGATAAAAAACTCTATCAGATTAAGTGGAGATTTCTCTAAACCATTACTTCTTTACCCTCGAGAACAACCAAATATTAATAGTTCTAATGTAGATAAAATGTGGATACCTATCATGCCAGATTTAATacctttgaaatttatattccaTAAACTTTAA
- the LOC139991257 gene encoding uncharacterized protein — MPHPCVVCGRSRMNPNNKEEDYMFFGFPVNDEARCRKWLEFCCREDLYKLTKKQLLQRMVCSKHFEQKDFLNEYLDRLNCKAVPSIYDPKQSLYNITCVLCGRFRRDPSDLDYNGVTFHHFPGEEFRCLKWLDFVGVDSYYRLTRKEILFCYICSKHFDRSQFMPGYKSRLIDNAVPNIRNPDQMDGSEQYIMEFVFESKYSSSDKSKKLEPLPPAVLESQACAACGRSRSDPRNKIERYKFHPFPAYEIGRCLRWCQFLGREDLLKMSPNQIRKLVLCSKHFQTGQSFHKVGPCDAVPTIKDISQLDCDNSTKKMEDDQDMLEEANCNNITKGIKKQGFSRPLVSSKKPKVDNKPTPLAKKRGKSKRPTLINIPRPDPNNIENRVIRKLPLPPTSNWKIQFTDQFQPITIANHITSNISNNIQGNIKKVILPFTGDISNLGAPIPVHSLSSIPPGLLIKIDLPEQEQQKIKAMKKQTRPKITHTPIASNEIDTRQQVWVKNGEASVTLPVIKQSKQETNKNLVEFLSTSLEETEGKVITEELEVHEEVVLPHTLEVLDDEAANVKEEQFYEDFEEVECLSSKEQKPVKRRKGSGTMRRTIFPIRSEVKCFLRKLAPQMHRLPRRARAQMKLAIVNMVIDHL, encoded by the coding sequence atgcCACATCCGTGTGTCGTATGCGGTCGTTCGCGTATGAATCCAAACAATAAAGAAGAAGATTATATGTTTTTTGGATTTCCCGTTAACGATGAAGCTCGATGCAGAAAGTGGTTGGAATTTTGCTGTCGCGAAGATTTGTATAAACTTACAAAGAAACAATTACTTCAACGAATGGTATGTTCTAAGCACTTCGAACagaaagattttttaaatgagtATCTTGACAGATTAAATTGTAAGGCAGTACCTTCAATTTATGATCCTAAACAAAGTTTGTACAACATAACCTGCGTATTATGTGGTCGATTTCGTCGAGATCCATCAGATTTAGATTATAACGGCGTAACATTTCATCATTTCCCTGGCGAGGAATTTCGATGTTTAAAATGGCTTGATTTTGTTGGTGTAGATTCATATTATAGATTgacgagaaaagaaattttattttgttacatttgTTCAAAACATTTTGATCGTTCTCAATTTATGCCTGGTTATAAAAGCAGATTGATAGACAATGCTGTCCCCAATATCAGAAATCCTGATCAGATGGATGGATCTGAACAATATATTATGGAATTTGTGTTTGAATCAAAATATAGTTCCTCAGACAAATCTAAGAAATTAGAGCCTTTACCACCTGCTGTCTTAGAAAGTCAAGCATGTGCTGCTTGTGGTAGATCAAGATCTGAtccaagaaataaaatagaaagatacAAGTTCCATCCTTTTCCTGCTTATGAAATTGGCAGGTGCTTAAGATGGTGTCAATTTTTGGGTAGAGaggatttattaaaaatgtcaCCAAATCAAATAAGAAAGTTGGTACTTTGTTCAAAACACTTTCAAACAGGACAAAGTTTTCATAAAGTTGGACCATGTGATGCAGTTCCAACTATAAAGGATATATCACAATTAGACTGTGACAATTCAACAAAAAAGATGGAAGATGACCAAGATATGTTAGAAGAAgctaattgtaataatataactAAAGGAATTAAAAAGCAAGGTTTTTCAAGACCTTTAGTATCTAGTAAAAAACCAAAGGTAGATAATAAGCCCACACCTCTTGCAAAGAAACGTGGGAAATCTAAGAGGCCAACTCTTATTAACATTCCAAGGCCTGATcctaataatattgaaaatcgtGTGATAAGAAAATTACCACTTCCTCCTACTTCCAATTGGAAAATTCAATTCACAGATCAATTTCAACCCATAACAATAGCAAATCAtattacatcaaatatttcaaataatatacaaGGTAACATAAAGAAAGTAATCCTACCATTTACTGGTGATATATCAAACTTAGGAGCTCCTATTCCAGTGCATAGTTTATCTAGTATTCCCCCtggtttattaattaaaatagatCTTCCTGAACAGGAGCAACAAAAGATAAAAGCAATGAAAAAACAAACTAGACCAAAAATAACACATACTCCTATTGCTTCTAATGAAATTGATACAAGACAGCAAGTGTGGGTGAAAAATGGTGAAGCTTCAGTCACATTGCCAGTTATAAAACAGAGCAAACAGgagacaaataaaaatttagttgAATTTTTGTCAACCTCTCTAGAGGAAACAGAAGGTAAAGTAATTACTGAAGAATTAGAAGTACACGAAGAAGTTGTATTACCACATACATTGGAAGTGTTAGATGATGAAGCAGCTAATGTGAAAGAAGAGCAATTTTATGAAGATTTTGAAGAAGTAGAATGCTTATCGTCGAAAGAGCAAAAACCTGTGAAACGTAGAAAAGGTTCAGGAACAATGAGAAGAACAATTTTTCCTATTAGAAGTGAAGTCAAATGTTTTCTACGCAAATTGGCACCTCAAATGCATAGATTACCTAGGAGAGCTAGAGCACAGATGAAACTTGCAATTGTTAATATGGTAATTGATCATTTGTAA
- the Vps51 gene encoding vacuolar protein sorting 51 translates to MAENSNNPYDINGQHFNPDMYFQKLLKECTLKQIMDHEAEIIKNTQILHSDMQTLVYENYNKFISATDTIRKMKTDFKKMEDSMNLLAKNMDSITSFSEQISSTLQGTRQQIAKLSSVHALLKKLQFLFKLPGNLKDKINEENYAQAVQDYIHAQRVLNQYGNMPSFQGIQKDCEDIVEELKSRLRMQFHKRDVSTVSLAENVDLLLQLKEPADSLCAEFLTHADGRLVEQLDALKDMYENDIIEFVDMTSSGFLSDLCLIVASYNDMFINQPPSEDNEFTDDFDAKAITRSNNFIMKNMKKYFDLIGKRVEGVADTAILVKALDKFHRRLQAMNMLCKDTDFARTGTNIVINVGRKQCRNHLDNLKSHLSETLVKVRQILTTKASQDGDNSLAELQALLIMPTIEKIKGVLQDLLVFLQPDLSFSLKTQFLQNFCVDEVREGLVVGFLHHLVVTASEFFTGSDIPKFPPTLLLLLSKMCIEYKENNVKYLLTTTDNLFNIEQYTSSGNVITTETEICDKFQEAAQNLLNHYVRIQGLAVSQMLRKSVETRDWLHTIEPRTVRAVMKRVVEDVTLIDTQVAALYDDSDGQVDRSSDSSRKTHSVSVSRHHYRSSWSSYTPNHMDSSLVTNIHKLFSERIEIFSSVQFNKASILTGIIKISLKTFLECVRLRTFSKYGLQQIQVDTHYLQLYLWRFVSDENVVHFLLDEILGSAVHRCLEPVLMEPSVVDIICERG, encoded by the exons ATGGCAGAAAATTCGAATAATCCATATGATATTAATGGACAGCACTTTAACCCTGATATgtatttccaaaaattattaaaa GAGTGTacattaaaacaaattatGGATCACGAAGcagaaatcataaaaaatacTCAAATTTTACATTCTGATATGCAAACTCTagtatatgaaaattataataaatttatatctgcTACAGATACTATCAGAAAG ATGAAAACAGATTTTAAGAAAATGGAAGATAGTATGAATTTACTGGCAAAAAACATGGACAGTATCACTTCTTTTTCAGAACAGATTTCATCAACATTACAGGGTACTAGACAACAGATTGCCAAATTATCTTCAGTTCATGCACTGTTAAAAAAGTTGCAATTTCTCTTTAAATTGCCTGgcaatttaaaagataaaataaatgaagaaaattatgCACAG GCAGTACAAGATTATATTCATGCACAACGTGTATTGAATCAGTATGGTAATATGCCTTCCTTTCAAGGAATACAAAAAGATTGTGAGGATATTGTAGAGGAACTCAAGTCAAGACTGAGAATGCAATTTCATAAAAGAGATGTATCAACTGTATCTTTAGCTGAAAATGTAGATCTTTTACTACAGCTAAAAGAACCAGCTGATTCTTTGTGTGCCGAATTTTTAACACATGCAGATGGAAGATTAGTTGAACAACTAGATGCTCTAAAAGatatgtatgaaaatgatatcATAGAATTTGTAGATATGACTAGTTCAGGATTTCTAAGTGACTTATGTTTAATCGTTGCATCCTACAATGACATGTTTATAAATCAGCCGCCATCAGAAGATAATGAATTTACTGATGATTTTGATGCAAAAGCCATCACACGTTCGAATAACTTTatcatgaaaaatatgaaaaaatattttgatttaattGGTAAGAGAGTAGAAGGTGTAGCTGACACAGCTATTTTAGTAAAAGCATTAGATAAATTCCATAGAAGACTGCAAGCAATGAATATGTTGTGTAAAGATACAGACTTTGCAAG AACAGGTACCAATATTGTTATTAACGTGGGTAGAAAACAATGTCGCAATCATTTAGACAATTTAAAGTCTCATTTAAGTGAAACACTTGTTAAAGTGAGACAGATATTGACAACCAAAGCTTCTCAGGATGGAGATAATAGTTTAGCAGAACTTCAGGCATTACTAATAATGCCTActatagaaaaaattaaaggaGTTTTGCAGGATTTATTG GTATTTTTGCAACCAGATCTGTCCTTTAGTTTAAAAACGCAATTCCTGCAAAACTTCTGTGTGGATGAAGTTAGGGAAGGCCTAGTAGTTGGATTTTTACATCATTTAGTAGTCACTGCAAGTGAATTTTTTACTGGCTCTGATATTCCAAAATTCCCACCCACTCTGTTACTTTTATTGAGCAAAATGTGCATCGAGTACAAAGAAAACAATGTCAAATATTTG CTTACTACTACTGATAATTTATTCAACATCGAACAGTACACATCATCTGGAAACGTTATTACAACTGAAACAGAGATTTGCGACAAATTCCAAGAAGCAgcgcaaaatttattaaaccatTACGTTCGCATTCAAGGCTTAGCAGTATCGCAAATGTTAAGAAAATCCGTCGAAACGAGAGATTGGTTGCATACGATCGAGCCAAGAACCGTTAGAGCTGTAATGAAGAGGGTCGTAGAAGATGTGACGTTAATCGACACACAAGTAGCTGCATTATACGACGATTCTGATGGTCAAGTCGACAGAAGTAGCGACAGCAGTAGAAAAACCCATAG CGTGAGTGTGTCGAGACATCACTATAGATCAAGCTGGTCGTCGTACACACCCAATCATATGGATTCGTCATTGGTGACGAATATTCATAAGTTATTTTCGGAacgtatagaaatattttcctcgGTTCAATTCAATAAAGCCTCGATACTTACGGGGATTATCAAAATAAGTTTAAAG ACTTTCCTGGAATGCGTAAGATTACGAACGTTCAGTAAATATGGTTTGCAACAAATCCAAGTTGACACGCATTATCTACAACTGTATCTATGGAGATTTGTTTCGGATGAAAA tgTTGTCCATTTCCTGTTAGACGAGATACTTGGAAGTGCTGTACACAGATGTCTAGAACCAGTTTTAATGGAACCAAGCGTTGTAGATATTATTTGTGAAAGAGgatga